From the Bacillus horti genome, the window ATGGCATATGAGCCTGCTTTATCCATCGGTTCGCCAGTCATTATGTATTGCTGTATTTCCTCATCCTGTAATGCTTTCATCTTGACTGTCGTCTGCTGAAACCCTATATATCTTTCCTTTGTCTCAACATCAAAAAGGGCGACTCCTGAATAGACTTCATGCACATGATTTTGGAGCTGCTTAAGCATGTCAAACGCCATTTCCTTCGTCTGTGGCTTGCCCAATACTTTTCCGTCAATAACGACGATCGTATCAGCACCTAGCACCACACCATCTTGGACCTCCTTGGCAACAGCCTCAGCCTTCTGCTGAGCTAAAAGCTGCACAATCTCCTCAGGAGGGCATGACATATCCACTTCT encodes:
- a CDS encoding Maf family protein codes for the protein MKQARPIILASSSPRRKELLAGLGLSFSIQPSHIIEEVDMSCPPEEIVQLLAQQKAEAVAKEVQDGVVLGADTIVVIDGKVLGKPQTKEMAFDMLKQLQNHVHEVYSGVALFDVETKERYIGFQQTTVKMKALQDEEIQQYIMTGEPMDKAGSYAIQGIGATFVEEIRGDYFTVVGLPLLMTANFLKKAGIDILQQGNKAK